One Natronoarchaeum mannanilyticum genomic window carries:
- a CDS encoding DUF998 domain-containing protein, which yields MNVRRAAAASGLIAPVVAALGIFGATILDPSFAWTTSALSDTGALPDGRSVTWSFVRSNPQFPVFNGGLILTGIVGLPFAATLWSRAENVPHRIGVAAFLVAIVALGLVGVFHLPRPPHGAVAITHYLAATVALWTFGTGSALAGDVRRGLATIWLGIGHLLFWLVWAAVLSSGPVPGLAIPETVGAAIFGGWVVATALEELGWWQPTRSIDGTADRL from the coding sequence ATGAACGTGCGCCGCGCAGCGGCGGCGTCCGGGCTGATCGCCCCGGTCGTCGCGGCCCTCGGAATCTTCGGTGCGACGATCCTCGACCCGTCGTTCGCGTGGACGACGAGCGCGCTCTCGGATACCGGTGCGCTCCCCGACGGCCGGTCGGTGACGTGGTCGTTCGTGAGATCGAACCCGCAGTTTCCGGTGTTCAACGGCGGGCTGATCCTCACCGGGATCGTCGGGCTTCCGTTCGCCGCGACGCTGTGGTCGCGCGCGGAGAACGTGCCCCACCGGATCGGCGTCGCCGCGTTCCTGGTAGCGATCGTCGCGCTCGGACTCGTGGGCGTGTTCCACCTGCCGCGGCCGCCCCACGGCGCGGTTGCGATCACCCACTACCTCGCGGCGACAGTCGCGCTCTGGACGTTCGGCACCGGCTCCGCGCTGGCCGGCGACGTCCGACGCGGGCTGGCGACGATCTGGCTCGGGATCGGGCACCTGCTGTTCTGGCTCGTCTGGGCGGCGGTCCTCAGTTCGGGACCCGTTCCCGGACTGGCGATTCCCGAGACGGTCGGCGCGGCGATCTTCGGCGGCTGGGTCGTCGCGACGGCGCTCGAAGAACTCGGCTGGTGGCAGCCGACTCGGTCGATCGACGGGACCGCCGATCGGCTGTGA
- a CDS encoding UPF0058 family protein, which yields MHKDELLELHEQMVIIMENFAERDHVDPELFEPYYNLDVDPSHVHKSKSEHKHAVFVLGNALANAMSDDEFSSAGRIGKRMQELADDAESKI from the coding sequence ATGCACAAAGACGAGCTTCTGGAACTCCACGAGCAGATGGTCATCATCATGGAGAACTTCGCCGAGCGCGACCACGTCGATCCCGAACTGTTCGAGCCCTACTACAACCTCGACGTCGACCCCTCGCACGTCCACAAGTCCAAGAGCGAGCACAAGCACGCCGTGTTCGTGCTCGGCAACGCGCTCGCGAACGCGATGAGCGACGACGAGTTCTCCAGCGCCGGCCGCATCGGCAAGCGGATGCAGGAGCTCGCCGACGACGCCGAGTCCAAGATATAG
- a CDS encoding DUF7527 domain-containing protein translates to MNTRTQERVERWESRSFSGGYGGLRDLSDSDFSGAVEAAGAWLFMLNGRVVGIHEGSIEDFEDASGTAHVAPDPALPLLFSMWETGGETQGKYYTEDTSVSEVDDTLTSGSFTGYLELSENVLSGDYYVVYYGGRSMSAAFVGNKEELLGGDEAFERADDEVGIYEVIDVDVDVIEIPEPEGADTTDESATSDDAAVAGGPAPAPDREDASAAGADAPAANDASAPNDASVAASASDDTAPDATEATGHAETSAPDPTVNDDDPAGRESVADDRTADADARTLDPDDSATDAEERIAGYEDVEFDGEPGAPADDADDAIPGGDPDGLPDELVDDVEPAPSSDPSRTASSSEGRVSADDAASDDDAENRVDEQSQADERSAVRDATRPDDRGGSSSEPERSGSPADPDRGSDTRTTPTEGDGRTDRAGTGESSSRSSQRRDREEVADGAVRDRSPASDGRDAAADADPSSSQSADASAGRGRSAPDHATASAGATPEDDAGDDSEIDWENVSTIPSLDPDHSSTPEPADAGGTAASTASGSAGGPSSPSAAASGSSSSRSDEPGGRAGRNGGTSGRANDADRQSSRRQSTQDADRRSRRDADGRSSQPSAGRAAESDRRQSAPARSAEANAGPSQADLEEREERIEELEAVVERVREERDDLKSERDRLEGKNESLQDEIAQLEGEIERLESEVKRLETALEDAGVTAHDAPTQLHPSEAIAGTNLFVRYRSKGEATLESAHAGDADASAVNGNVRLERHTQFDADDAAVNGQPYGEFLESTLEYQFVRWTVEQLLYEIRDTGHAGGLKDLYDALPDVDRAELGGEVDIVYEEDGEQITEQATFDVVLRDRMGNPLVVADLNDSRDPATESMLVELESAASRIKQANEELSAAFLVTSSFFEPGALEAVAEATSGSLLSRDSRESFVKLSRKQGYHLCLVEARDDEFHINVPEL, encoded by the coding sequence ATGAATACGCGCACGCAGGAGCGCGTCGAGCGGTGGGAGTCCCGGTCGTTCTCTGGCGGTTACGGGGGGCTACGCGACCTCTCGGACTCCGACTTCTCCGGCGCGGTCGAGGCGGCGGGCGCGTGGCTGTTCATGCTGAACGGCCGCGTCGTCGGCATCCACGAGGGTAGCATCGAGGACTTCGAGGACGCCAGCGGGACCGCACACGTCGCGCCGGACCCGGCGCTCCCGCTGCTGTTCTCGATGTGGGAGACCGGCGGCGAGACCCAGGGCAAGTACTACACGGAGGACACCTCGGTCTCGGAGGTCGACGACACGTTGACCTCCGGTTCGTTCACCGGCTACCTCGAACTGAGCGAGAACGTGCTTTCGGGCGACTACTACGTCGTCTACTACGGCGGCCGCTCGATGAGCGCCGCCTTCGTCGGCAACAAGGAGGAGCTGCTCGGCGGCGACGAGGCGTTCGAGCGCGCCGACGACGAGGTGGGCATCTACGAGGTGATCGACGTCGACGTCGACGTGATCGAGATTCCCGAGCCCGAGGGCGCCGACACGACCGACGAATCGGCGACGAGCGACGACGCCGCCGTCGCCGGCGGGCCGGCACCCGCCCCCGACCGCGAGGACGCCTCGGCGGCCGGGGCGGACGCGCCCGCAGCGAACGACGCGTCCGCACCGAACGACGCGTCCGTGGCTGCGAGCGCGTCGGACGACACGGCCCCGGATGCGACCGAGGCCACCGGACACGCCGAAACTTCGGCCCCGGATCCGACCGTGAACGACGACGATCCGGCCGGTCGGGAGTCGGTCGCAGACGATCGCACGGCCGACGCGGACGCTCGCACACTAGACCCGGACGATTCCGCCACCGACGCCGAGGAGCGCATCGCGGGCTACGAGGACGTCGAGTTCGACGGCGAACCCGGAGCGCCGGCCGACGACGCGGACGACGCGATTCCCGGCGGCGATCCGGACGGACTTCCGGACGAACTGGTCGACGACGTCGAACCGGCGCCGTCGTCGGACCCCTCCCGGACGGCGTCGTCGAGCGAAGGCCGGGTGTCGGCCGACGATGCGGCATCGGACGACGACGCCGAGAACCGAGTTGACGAGCAGTCGCAGGCCGACGAACGATCCGCCGTCCGTGACGCCACGCGCCCCGACGACCGCGGCGGCAGTTCGAGCGAGCCCGAACGCAGTGGATCTCCGGCCGATCCCGATCGCGGTTCCGACACGCGGACCACCCCGACCGAAGGCGACGGGCGCACCGATCGCGCTGGGACCGGTGAAAGTTCGAGCCGATCGTCCCAGCGCCGCGACCGCGAGGAGGTCGCCGACGGCGCCGTGAGGGATCGGTCTCCAGCGTCAGACGGTAGAGATGCGGCAGCCGATGCCGATCCGTCGTCATCCCAGTCCGCCGACGCGTCGGCGGGTCGCGGCCGCTCGGCTCCTGACCATGCGACCGCTTCGGCGGGTGCCACGCCCGAGGACGACGCTGGGGACGACTCGGAGATCGACTGGGAGAACGTGAGTACGATCCCCTCGCTCGACCCCGACCACAGTTCGACGCCGGAGCCGGCAGACGCCGGCGGCACCGCGGCGTCGACGGCGTCAGGATCGGCCGGCGGACCGTCGTCGCCGAGCGCAGCGGCGTCCGGATCGAGTTCGTCGCGTTCCGACGAGCCCGGCGGCCGCGCCGGGCGAAACGGCGGAACCAGCGGGCGCGCGAACGATGCCGACCGACAGTCGTCTCGCCGACAATCCACCCAGGACGCCGACCGACGGTCGCGACGGGACGCCGACGGACGATCCTCGCAGCCGTCCGCCGGTCGAGCGGCAGAGAGCGACCGCCGGCAGTCCGCGCCCGCTCGTTCCGCCGAAGCGAACGCCGGGCCGTCGCAGGCCGATCTCGAGGAGCGCGAGGAGCGGATCGAGGAGCTCGAAGCCGTCGTCGAACGCGTCCGCGAGGAGCGGGACGATCTGAAGAGCGAGCGCGATCGGCTCGAAGGGAAGAACGAGTCGCTGCAAGACGAGATCGCGCAGTTAGAGGGCGAGATCGAGCGCCTGGAGTCCGAAGTAAAGCGCCTCGAAACCGCGCTGGAGGACGCCGGTGTGACCGCTCACGACGCCCCGACGCAACTGCACCCCTCCGAGGCGATCGCGGGGACCAACCTGTTCGTCCGGTACCGGTCGAAGGGTGAGGCGACGCTCGAGTCGGCCCACGCCGGCGACGCCGACGCCAGCGCCGTCAACGGGAACGTTCGCCTCGAACGACACACCCAGTTCGACGCCGACGACGCCGCGGTGAACGGCCAGCCGTACGGCGAGTTCCTCGAATCGACCCTGGAGTACCAGTTCGTCCGCTGGACGGTCGAACAGCTGCTGTACGAGATCCGCGACACCGGCCACGCCGGGGGACTCAAGGATCTCTACGACGCGTTGCCCGACGTCGACCGCGCGGAGCTGGGCGGCGAGGTCGACATCGTCTACGAGGAGGACGGCGAGCAGATCACCGAGCAAGCGACGTTCGACGTCGTGCTGCGCGACCGGATGGGCAACCCGCTCGTCGTCGCCGATCTGAACGACTCGCGGGACCCCGCCACCGAGTCGATGCTGGTCGAACTGGAATCGGCCGCGAGCCGGATCAAGCAGGCGAACGAGGAGCTCTCGGCGGCGTTCCTGGTGACCTCGTCGTTCTTCGAGCCCGGCGCGCTGGAGGCGGTCGCGGAGGCCACCAGCGGCAGCCTGCTGAGTCGTGACTCCCGGGAGAGCTTCGTGAAGCTATCGCGAAAACAGGGGTATCATCTCTGTCTCGTGGAGGCTCGCGACGACGAGTTCCACATCAACGTGCCCGAACTCTAA
- a CDS encoding adenylosuccinate synthase, which yields MTVTIVGSQLGDEGKGGVVDLFGEAADVIARYQGGDNAGHTVVEGGTEYKLSLVPSGAVRGKVGVLGNGCVVNPKTLFAEIDDLREQGLDPDVRVARRAHVILPFHRVLDNIEEDVKSDTDLKVGTTGRGIGPTYEDKMGRRGVRIGDLLDPDVLRERLEYVIPQKRALVEDVYGIDLEEVDDVIEGVDVEDAFDVDAVYEQYERFGERFAEEGMTVNAGEFLADTIDDGGEVMFEGAQGTLIDIDHGNYPYVTSSNPTAGGAAVGTGLGPTTVGRGEVVGVVKAYLSRVGSGPLPTELGDIDEQEEGAGDTEADEIATYIRDEGGEYGTVTGRPRRVGWLDLPMLRHSTRASGFTGLAVNHVDTLGGLDELKVATSYELDGEEIDTVPSTTERWARCEPNYRTFEGWADVDWSAVAEEGYDALPPEARAYLEFLEDELDTPVYAVGVGPDREDTVVRENPFE from the coding sequence ATGACCGTTACCATCGTCGGGTCGCAACTCGGCGACGAGGGGAAGGGCGGCGTCGTCGATCTTTTCGGCGAAGCCGCCGACGTGATCGCCCGATACCAGGGCGGCGACAACGCGGGTCACACCGTGGTCGAGGGCGGCACCGAGTACAAGCTCTCGCTCGTGCCCAGCGGCGCCGTGCGCGGGAAAGTCGGCGTGCTCGGCAACGGCTGCGTCGTCAACCCCAAGACGCTGTTCGCCGAGATCGACGACCTGCGCGAGCAGGGGCTGGACCCCGACGTTCGCGTCGCGCGCCGCGCCCACGTTATTCTGCCCTTCCACCGAGTGCTCGACAACATCGAGGAGGACGTCAAGAGCGACACCGACCTGAAGGTCGGCACGACCGGCCGCGGCATCGGCCCGACCTACGAGGACAAGATGGGCCGCCGCGGCGTCCGGATCGGCGACCTGCTCGATCCCGACGTGCTGCGCGAGCGCCTGGAGTACGTGATCCCCCAGAAGCGCGCGCTCGTCGAGGACGTCTACGGGATCGATCTCGAGGAGGTCGACGACGTGATCGAGGGGGTCGACGTCGAGGACGCGTTCGACGTCGACGCCGTCTACGAGCAGTACGAGCGCTTCGGCGAGCGGTTCGCCGAGGAGGGGATGACCGTCAACGCCGGCGAGTTCCTCGCCGACACGATCGACGACGGCGGCGAGGTCATGTTCGAGGGCGCCCAGGGGACGCTCATCGACATCGACCACGGCAACTACCCCTACGTCACGTCCTCGAACCCGACGGCCGGCGGCGCCGCGGTCGGCACCGGCCTCGGCCCGACGACCGTCGGTCGCGGCGAGGTCGTCGGCGTCGTCAAGGCGTACCTCTCGCGGGTCGGCTCGGGGCCGCTCCCGACCGAACTCGGCGACATCGACGAGCAGGAGGAGGGTGCGGGCGACACGGAGGCCGACGAGATCGCGACGTACATCCGCGACGAGGGCGGCGAGTACGGCACCGTCACCGGCCGTCCGCGACGGGTCGGCTGGCTCGACCTGCCGATGCTGCGCCACTCGACGCGCGCGAGCGGCTTCACCGGCCTCGCGGTCAACCACGTCGACACGCTCGGCGGGCTCGACGAGCTGAAGGTCGCCACCTCCTACGAGCTGGACGGCGAGGAGATCGACACCGTTCCGTCGACGACCGAGCGCTGGGCCCGCTGCGAGCCCAACTACCGCACGTTCGAGGGCTGGGCGGACGTCGACTGGTCGGCCGTCGCCGAGGAGGGGTACGACGCGCTGCCTCCCGAGGCCCGCGCGTACCTCGAATTCCTCGAAGACGAACTCGACACGCCGGTGTACGCCGTCGGCGTCGGCCCGGACCGCGAGGACACGGTCGTCCGGGAGAACCCCTTCGAGTAA
- a CDS encoding zinc ribbon domain-containing protein, with amino-acid sequence MYPELVGIAWVVAAVFALLVALPVLRDVAVDGIEHHRQMRTRGDDSVDPRSDVEASTEPSSTEESAVASSRPDRECRHCGAANDPTYRYCRRCGERL; translated from the coding sequence GTGTATCCGGAACTGGTCGGTATCGCCTGGGTCGTCGCCGCCGTCTTCGCGTTGCTCGTCGCGCTGCCGGTGCTCCGCGACGTCGCCGTGGACGGGATCGAGCACCACCGTCAGATGCGCACGCGCGGCGACGACTCCGTCGACCCGAGATCTGACGTGGAGGCATCCACGGAGCCGTCGAGCACCGAGGAGTCGGCGGTCGCTTCCTCGAGGCCCGACCGCGAGTGCCGACACTGCGGCGCCGCGAACGACCCGACCTACCGCTACTGCCGTCGCTGCGGCGAACGGCTCTGA
- a CDS encoding methytransferase partner Trm112 → MKESLLDIVCCPLDKEELDLEVDEREDGEVLAGTLTCTECGETYPIEDGIPNLLPPDMREESPA, encoded by the coding sequence GTGAAGGAGTCGCTGCTCGACATCGTCTGCTGTCCGCTGGACAAGGAGGAGCTGGACCTGGAGGTCGACGAGCGCGAGGACGGCGAAGTGCTCGCCGGGACGCTGACCTGCACCGAGTGCGGCGAGACCTACCCGATCGAGGACGGGATCCCCAACCTGCTCCCGCCGGACATGCGCGAGGAGTCGCCCGCCTGA
- a CDS encoding DUF7524 family protein, with product MTDEVTVHVNRTRRHAIAVADDPFVTAGSFDVVLVNHGEGAHVHLGLDGDLAAAGEVEASAPFLDADTTERVAVRVNARGPVGGALTLSAGYGKSSIEVPVRIDPDAGPDVDAAPERTAASTSLPSFVEPLVDRLSTVDGVDATDPATLGLIALAGGALLVAALVASLVDSGVVFAGVLVVVAAVAGALSLLLLRS from the coding sequence GTGACAGACGAGGTAACGGTTCACGTCAACCGGACGCGCCGGCACGCCATCGCGGTCGCCGACGATCCCTTCGTGACGGCCGGTTCGTTCGACGTCGTCCTCGTGAACCACGGCGAAGGCGCCCACGTTCATCTCGGCCTGGACGGCGACCTCGCCGCCGCGGGCGAGGTCGAGGCGTCCGCGCCGTTTCTGGACGCCGACACCACGGAGCGGGTGGCCGTCCGCGTGAACGCCCGGGGACCCGTCGGCGGTGCGCTGACGCTCTCGGCGGGCTACGGAAAGTCCTCGATCGAGGTGCCCGTTCGGATCGACCCCGACGCCGGGCCCGACGTCGACGCCGCGCCGGAGCGAACCGCCGCTTCGACGTCGCTCCCGTCGTTCGTCGAACCGCTGGTCGACCGTCTGTCGACGGTCGACGGCGTCGACGCCACCGACCCTGCGACGCTCGGCCTGATCGCGCTTGCGGGCGGGGCGCTACTGGTCGCCGCGCTCGTCGCGTCGCTGGTCGACAGCGGCGTCGTGTTCGCCGGCGTCCTCGTCGTCGTGGCTGCCGTCGCCGGCGCGCTTTCGTTGCTGCTTCTCCGATCGTGA
- a CDS encoding DR2241 family protein, whose amino-acid sequence MTVNATQFDALLSAIESDGEVAHDGLRAGIDNDADGSDYYIETPDEHREGLSESELRDAAASASAHVTNWYYWERVIDAGDEAREEFLHWVERADEHPVAERYDALDDGVERTWGELSIRTTIDEDGLRRYTVTHVDDAHADPSTLDVHRDPLDARELFKTDDDGRYRPLRTAPTLPTGWAFPDLDGHDLVRMVDFTYPATVQNWQREREGRLDVTHWRETAERQTGIYDVLDELDADAVDWIAEACCDDSQCLRRREWEFDEDHELAADGGTGTFPCREPCSLVVAAARKWTTLEDETERTYQLDLTLSELRQIEEIIDAVAEGRTDEIREADVYDGANRYRARYLRAKRFDEEGQFDVTEVDHHDGHDDHED is encoded by the coding sequence CTGACCGTGAACGCGACGCAGTTCGACGCCCTGCTGTCGGCGATCGAGAGCGACGGCGAGGTCGCCCACGACGGGCTTCGCGCGGGGATCGACAACGACGCCGACGGGAGCGACTACTACATCGAGACGCCCGACGAGCACCGCGAGGGGCTTTCGGAGAGCGAGCTCCGCGACGCCGCGGCGTCCGCGAGCGCGCACGTCACCAACTGGTACTACTGGGAGCGCGTGATCGACGCCGGCGACGAGGCCCGCGAGGAGTTCCTCCACTGGGTCGAGCGCGCCGACGAGCACCCGGTCGCGGAGCGCTACGACGCCCTCGACGACGGCGTCGAGCGCACTTGGGGCGAGCTCTCGATCCGCACGACGATCGACGAGGACGGGCTGCGTCGGTACACGGTTACGCACGTCGACGACGCTCACGCCGACCCGTCGACGCTCGACGTTCACCGCGATCCGCTCGACGCCCGCGAGCTGTTCAAAACCGACGACGACGGGCGGTATCGGCCGCTCCGGACGGCGCCGACGCTGCCGACCGGCTGGGCGTTCCCCGACCTCGACGGCCACGACCTCGTTCGGATGGTGGACTTCACCTACCCCGCGACGGTCCAGAACTGGCAGCGCGAGCGCGAGGGACGGCTCGACGTGACCCACTGGCGCGAGACAGCCGAGCGCCAGACCGGCATCTACGACGTCCTCGACGAGCTCGACGCCGACGCGGTCGACTGGATCGCCGAGGCCTGCTGCGACGACTCCCAGTGTCTTCGCCGGCGCGAGTGGGAGTTCGACGAGGATCACGAGCTGGCCGCCGACGGCGGGACGGGCACGTTCCCCTGCCGGGAGCCGTGCTCGTTAGTGGTCGCCGCCGCCCGCAAGTGGACGACGCTCGAAGACGAGACCGAGCGGACCTACCAGCTCGACCTGACGCTGAGCGAGCTCCGCCAGATCGAGGAGATAATCGACGCCGTCGCGGAGGGCCGAACCGACGAGATTCGCGAAGCCGACGTGTACGACGGCGCGAACCGCTATCGGGCGCGGTATCTGCGCGCGAAGCGGTTCGACGAGGAGGGGCAGTTCGACGTCACCGAGGTCGACCACCACGACGGCCACGACGACCACGAGGACTGA
- a CDS encoding CbiX/SirB N-terminal domain-containing protein encodes MQALVIVAHGSHLNPDSSTPTFDHADTIRETGAFDEVREAFWKEEPHFREVLRTVESDEVYVVPLFISEGYFTEQVIPRELRLDGWDVSEWDSEDGVSATHASLEAGDVEKTIHYCGPVGTHDAMSDVIAERAESVTAGRDVDLSEDFGLAVVGHGTERNENSAKAIYYHADRIRERGRFDEVQAVFMDEDPEVDDVTEFFETEDIVVVPLFIADGFHTQEDIPEDMGLTDDYRTGYDIPAEVDGHRIWYSGAVGTEALMADVVLERAVDAGAEVGDAVERVRKATRADRADSSAAGD; translated from the coding sequence ATGCAAGCGCTGGTCATCGTGGCCCACGGCTCCCACCTGAACCCCGACTCCAGTACGCCCACCTTCGACCACGCGGACACGATCCGCGAGACGGGCGCGTTCGACGAGGTCCGGGAGGCGTTCTGGAAGGAAGAGCCACACTTCCGGGAGGTCCTCCGGACCGTGGAGAGCGACGAAGTGTACGTCGTTCCCCTCTTTATCAGCGAGGGGTACTTCACCGAGCAGGTGATCCCTCGCGAGCTGCGCCTGGACGGCTGGGACGTCTCCGAGTGGGACTCCGAGGACGGCGTCAGCGCGACCCACGCCAGCCTCGAAGCGGGCGACGTCGAGAAGACGATCCACTACTGCGGGCCGGTCGGCACCCACGACGCGATGTCCGACGTGATCGCCGAGCGCGCCGAGTCGGTCACCGCCGGGCGCGACGTCGACCTCTCGGAGGACTTCGGCCTCGCGGTCGTCGGCCACGGCACCGAGCGCAACGAAAACAGCGCAAAGGCGATCTACTACCACGCCGACCGGATCCGCGAGCGCGGCCGCTTCGACGAGGTCCAGGCCGTGTTCATGGACGAGGACCCCGAGGTCGACGACGTCACGGAGTTCTTCGAGACCGAGGACATCGTCGTCGTCCCGCTCTTTATCGCGGACGGGTTCCACACCCAGGAGGACATCCCCGAGGACATGGGGCTGACCGACGACTACCGGACGGGCTACGACATCCCCGCCGAGGTCGACGGCCACCGCATCTGGTACTCGGGCGCGGTCGGCACGGAGGCGCTGATGGCCGACGTGGTGCTGGAGCGGGCGGTCGACGCCGGCGCCGAGGTCGGGGACGCGGTCGAGCGCGTCCGCAAGGCGACCCGCGCCGACCGCGCCGACAGCAGTGCGGCGGGTGACTGA
- a CDS encoding DUF7523 family protein has translation MSLAERTREAAREHPFLIDALRAGVVNYSAAARFLDVEGEQEAVATALRRFADDLPAFERTERDARVTMERRVGIVDAPSPDALLRLGDVGVGPDGRFTAIAADGEVGADDLGSVSRRLAAAGIGVEAAAAVDGRLTVVVDGGDAADALRLVEAAVEAVPTPPVED, from the coding sequence ATGTCACTTGCCGAACGGACCCGGGAGGCCGCGCGCGAGCACCCGTTCCTGATCGACGCGTTGCGCGCTGGCGTCGTGAACTACTCGGCGGCCGCGCGCTTCCTCGACGTCGAGGGGGAGCAGGAGGCGGTCGCGACGGCGCTCCGGCGGTTCGCCGACGACCTGCCCGCATTCGAGCGGACCGAGCGGGACGCCCGCGTGACGATGGAGCGCCGCGTCGGCATCGTGGACGCGCCGAGTCCCGACGCTTTGCTCCGACTGGGCGACGTCGGCGTCGGGCCGGACGGGCGATTCACCGCGATCGCGGCCGACGGCGAGGTCGGGGCCGACGATCTGGGTTCGGTCAGCCGGCGGCTCGCCGCGGCGGGGATCGGGGTCGAGGCGGCCGCCGCGGTCGACGGCAGGCTCACCGTGGTCGTCGACGGGGGCGACGCCGCCGACGCGCTGCGACTCGTCGAGGCGGCGGTCGAGGCCGTCCCGACGCCGCCGGTCGAGGACTGA
- a CDS encoding enoyl-CoA hydratase/isomerase family protein, which translates to MNDDEAVLLEIDDGVATITLDRPDERNALSRAVADGLRDALDEVDGSDARCVVLEGAGGTFSAGGDIEAMVEGIKGDMPVEERVRVVERAYNRTIQRLAEFPLPTVALVDGPAIGAGASLAIACDLQLASERASIGFSFRAVGLSVDSGTSYLLPRLVGENVAKELVFTGEIVDAERAAELGLVNHVYPAEEFDERAAELVDEVASGPTVALRHAKRLLGRGLEQSLSAALADEAAAQASAFDTADHVEGVEAFFEGREPEFEGR; encoded by the coding sequence ATGAACGACGACGAGGCGGTACTACTCGAAATCGACGACGGCGTCGCGACGATCACGCTCGATCGTCCCGACGAGCGCAACGCCCTGTCTCGCGCGGTCGCAGACGGCCTCCGGGACGCGTTGGACGAGGTCGACGGCTCCGACGCGCGTTGCGTCGTGCTCGAAGGGGCGGGCGGCACGTTCTCCGCGGGCGGGGACATCGAGGCGATGGTCGAGGGGATCAAGGGCGACATGCCCGTCGAGGAGCGGGTCCGCGTCGTCGAGCGCGCGTACAACCGGACGATCCAGCGTCTCGCCGAGTTTCCGCTGCCGACGGTCGCGCTGGTCGACGGCCCCGCGATCGGCGCCGGAGCGTCGCTCGCGATCGCCTGCGACCTCCAGCTCGCGAGCGAGCGGGCGTCGATCGGGTTTTCGTTCCGGGCGGTCGGCCTCTCGGTCGACTCGGGAACCTCGTATCTGCTCCCCAGGCTCGTCGGCGAGAACGTCGCGAAGGAACTCGTGTTCACCGGCGAGATCGTCGACGCCGAGCGCGCGGCCGAGTTGGGTCTGGTCAACCACGTCTACCCGGCCGAGGAGTTCGACGAGCGCGCCGCCGAGCTGGTCGACGAGGTCGCTTCGGGCCCGACGGTCGCGCTCCGGCACGCCAAGCGGCTGCTCGGTCGGGGGCTCGAGCAATCTCTCTCCGCCGCGCTCGCCGACGAGGCCGCCGCGCAGGCGTCCGCGTTCGACACTGCTGATCACGTCGAGGGCGTCGAAGCATTCTTCGAGGGACGCGAACCCGAGTTCGAGGGTCGGTAG